From uncultured Desulfobacter sp.:
GGGCAGGCGTAATGTCTGGGGCGGCGGGTCCAGAAGATGCCGTATGTTGTCACAAAGTTCGTTCATATTTTCAGCCCGTATCATGGATTTTAAAATGGCGTTGGAGAATTTGAAATTGGCACAAAAATAGGGAGCAAATTTTTTAAACATCTTCAGGGCAAAATAGTCTTCATAATGGGCGCTTAAAAGCCGTGTCATGTCCAGGGCGGTTTCCATATAAATGGATGGTTCCGGTTTAAAGCCTTTTGTCCACTGGGCAAAAATCCAGGGCTGGGCCACGGCCATTCTGCCAATGGAGAGACCCCGGCAGCCGGTTTCCCGGATCATTCTGATACCATGTTCGGGGGCAAACAGGTTCCCGTTGCCGAATACGGGAATGGTGACGGCGTCCTGGACTTTGCCGATCAGCTCCCATCTGGGGCTTCGGCTTCTTCTGTCCGGGGCGACCCGGGGATGAAAGGTCAGGGCATCAGTCCCGGCATTTTCAAAGGCTTGGGCCATGGTCACAGGAAAGTGCTGATCATCCTTCCATCCGGTTCTGAATTTGACAAAAACCGGGCATGATACAGCTTTTCTGACTGCGGATACAATGTTCACGGCCTTGTCCGGTGTCTTTAAAAGTGCGGCGCCACATCCTTTTTTGCAGATTGCGGCAACGGAACACCCGAAATTCAAGTCCACCCCGAAAAATCCTTCGGCTTCAATGCGCCGGGCCGCCTGGGCCATGATTTCAGGTTCTGCCCCAAATATCTGGCATACTGTGTGCTCCAGTTCCTCGGGCCGCCAGGAAAATATATGGGATTTTTCGGGGTTTTCATGGGGAACGGCTTTGGCCGAGCACATTCCTGTGAACAGCAGGCCGAATCCTGAAAACTGGGTCACAAGCTGCCTGAACGCGATGTGTCCCAACCCTGCCATGGGGGCAAGCACCATCCGGTTGGAAATAATTTTGTTGCCGATGGCAAGGGGGCTGAGCAGATATTGGCCCAGGTCTTCAGGCGTGTTGACGGCGTACTTTGTTGTTGTTTCAGGGTTCAGTTGTGTCATTCGATCCTCGTGTTACAGGTTGCCGGACAACGCCAAGGCTTTTTTATTGATGCTAATACCTAAATCCGGGTGGATAATATCATGCTGGGATGACTTAAAGGGCAGAAAAATCAGGGATACACTTTGGGGAACCACATTCGTTTCGGGTAAACACTCAAGAATTTCTTTTCTGGGTTTCAGCAGGGCCGCCATGGTAATTCGAACGGTCTGGATGGCCTCGGAAGCGGGTAGATTTACGGGCTGGTAAAAATTGTCTTCAACGGTTTGGGACAGGGGCGGTTCCAGCTGGGCTGACGTTATTTGACTTAACAGCCGTAAAAAAAGGTTGGGACGGATTTTAAATGCCGGACTCCAGAAATGCACAGGTTTTTTCTCCCACTTCCGGGGAATTGCCAGTGGTAGGTTTGCCATTCTGGCCAAATCCGCATGGCTGGACAGACTGATGGGCGAGATATCGGCGTTGATCCGCCAGAACGGCAGCATGATGTCATCTTTGTGGGCAGGGGCTGCGGTACTGAATTTGATTTTTGCAAGCGTCTTTCCCTTGGCCCGCCACAAGGAATGACAGTTTCGGCATACCAGGGCCAGTGAATCGCCACTGCCCTCAAGATCCGCCCCGCAGCCCGGGCAAATGCCGGCAATGAAATGGGTTTCAATACCAGGCCGGACCCGATCAAGATCGAATATATCCGGGGTAATCGGTTTTTCCAGGGGCAACGTTTGATTGGTAACCCCATCCACAAGATGTTGCTGCCTGATGTAAAACGGAGAATAAATAAGACTGAAGGTTTCCCCGATATCCTCTTTAAAGGCGATCTTCTCCGGTTTTAAACCCAATGTTTTATCTTTTAATACCATTGCCGTGGGCAGGGGCCGGAAAAATTTTCCTTGGGTATCAGGCCTGATCAGTTTCATGGGTATGGCCTGGGATCTCAGCCCTAAAGAAAATGGAACCTGGGGCGGTATATCTGCCAAAGCCAGGGCGGAGATATCCGTAAATCTGGGTGTTATACCGGATGCGGTACACATATAACGCACGCCTTTGAAACGCCAATAGGGCAGGTATATCAGTTGTGCTTCTTGGGGAACATTGGGGGAGCAGGACAGATAGTACCTGGGAAATCCTTTCTGGGAAATACAGGACCGGACCCGGCAGAATTGGCACACAAAGAACCGGGTTTCTTCCCCTAAAGAGACAGGGGCCCCGCACTGGGAACATTGATGCTGGACGGCGTAGTTAATATTTTTCTCCGCACTGGTTGCAGAAAAGTGAATCAGGCAGATTTTTTGCCCCGCAATTGCCGCAGATTTTTTCTTTTGTTTTTTCTACGACCTGTTTTCCGCATCTGGGGCAGAATTTTGTGCCGGGTGTGATGTTTTTGCCGCAATACTGGCACTGGGCAAAGATTACCTGCTGGTGACCGCACTGGGGACAAAATTTTGCGTTCAGGGGAATCCGGCTTTGGCATTCCGGGCAGGCTGTGGTCTGCACGGTCTGGTCTGCCGGCTGTCCCGGCGGGGAGTGCATCTGCTGGGAAAATATGCCGGGCAGCATCATGCCAAGGCCTAACCCTAAGCCTGCCTGGGCGCCGTCTGAAGCAATGCCCTGGGGGTTATCAGCAACCTTTTCCATGGCCATGGCGGTTTTCATCTGCATCAATTTATTCATGTCGTCAAACAGCCCTAACCGGCTTTTGTCATCAATGGCCTGCTGAACCTCGGG
This genomic window contains:
- a CDS encoding tRNA-dihydrouridine synthase family protein codes for the protein MTQLNPETTTKYAVNTPEDLGQYLLSPLAIGNKIISNRMVLAPMAGLGHIAFRQLVTQFSGFGLLFTGMCSAKAVPHENPEKSHIFSWRPEELEHTVCQIFGAEPEIMAQAARRIEAEGFFGVDLNFGCSVAAICKKGCGAALLKTPDKAVNIVSAVRKAVSCPVFVKFRTGWKDDQHFPVTMAQAFENAGTDALTFHPRVAPDRRSRSPRWELIGKVQDAVTIPVFGNGNLFAPEHGIRMIRETGCRGLSIGRMAVAQPWIFAQWTKGFKPEPSIYMETALDMTRLLSAHYEDYFALKMFKKFAPYFCANFKFSNAILKSMIRAENMNELCDNIRHLLDPPPQTLRLPNINLFV